In Macrobrachium nipponense isolate FS-2020 chromosome 15, ASM1510439v2, whole genome shotgun sequence, a single genomic region encodes these proteins:
- the LOC135227084 gene encoding NEDD8-activating enzyme E1 catalytic subunit-like, translating into MVDWGERWGEVRKLLERPGPFTHPDFEPSPDTLKMLQENIKVLIIGAGGLGCELLKDLGLMGFTNLHVIDMDTIDLSNLNRQFLFRKKDIGRPKAEVAAEFINQRIKDCKVTAYYNKIQDFDDDFYRRFHVVVCGLDSIVARRWINGMLLSLLNYEDGMLDQSSVIPLVDGGTEGFKGNARVILPGMTSCIECTLDLFPPQVNFPLCTIAHTPRLPEHCIEYVRILLWPKENPFSEDLAIDGDDPQHINWIFEKAQKRAAEYGISGVTYRLTQGVIKRIIPAVASTNAVIAAACASEVFKLATSACTPMNNYCVFNDTDGIYTYTYEQEKKDDCVACSQVPQALEVSLSDKLQDIINMLTESAQYQMKSPGLQAMVGGRTRSLYLHSPASIEEKLRPNLKKTIEELSLRDGMEIAVADVTSPTTILFKLKIKS; encoded by the exons ATGGTTGACTGGGGAGAAAGATGGGGGGAGGTGAGAAAATTGCTAGAGCGACCGGGCCCTTTCACCCATCCAGACTTTGAACCTTCACCAGATACTTTGAAGATGCTTCAGGAAAATATTAAAGTGCTCATTATAG GTGCTGGTGGATTGGGATGTGAGCTTCTGAAAGACCTTGGACTCATGGGCTTTACAAATCTTCATGTGATTGATATGGATACCATTGATCTTTCGAATTTAAATCGCCAGTTCTTATTTAGGAAAAAAGACATTGGACGCCCTAAGGCTGAAGTGGCTGCGGAGTTTATAAATCAGCGAATTAAAGATTGTAAAGTTACAGC CTATTACAACAAGATTCAAGATTTTGACGACGATTTCTACAGAAGGTTTCATGTGGTGGTTTGTGGGTTGGATTCAATAGTTGCCCGTCGCTGGATAAATGGCATGCTCTTATCTCTTCTAAATTATGAAGATGGGATGCTAGATCAG AGTTCTGTTATCCCATTGGTTGATGGTGGAACAGAGGGTTTTAAGGGTAATGCGCGTGTGATATTGCCTGGCATGACTTCTTGCATAGAATGTACTCTTGACCTCTTTCCCCCTCAG GTAAATTTCCCCTTATGCACAATTGCTCATACTCCTCGATTGCCTGAACACTGCATAGAATATGTGCGAATTCTTCTGTGGCCAAAAGAAAACCCATTCAGTGAAGATTTAGCGATTGATGGAGATGATCCACAACATATTAACTGGATTTTTGAAAAAGCACAGAAAAGAGCAGCAGAATAtg gTATAAGTGGTGTTACGTATAGATTAACTCAAGGAGTTATCAAAAGAATTATACCTGCAGTGGCCTCAACTAATGCTGTTATAGCAGCTGCATGTGCATCGGAAGTTTTCAAACTGGCCACGTCTGCGTGTACCCCAATGAACAACTATTGCGTTTTCAATGATACTGATGgaatctatacatacacatatgagcAAGAAAAGAAG GATGACTGTGTTGCATGCAGTCAAGTACCCCAAGCCTTAGAAGTCAGCTTGAGTGATAAGTTACAGGATATCATCAATATGCTGACAGAGTCTGCTCAGTATCAG ATGAAAAGCCCCGGTTTGCAAGCAATGGTTGGTGGTAGAACTAGGTCTCTTTATCTTCATTCACCAGCTTCCATTGAGGAAAAACTTCGTCCTAATctgaagaaaactattgaag